One stretch of Lucilia cuprina isolate Lc7/37 chromosome 6, ASM2204524v1, whole genome shotgun sequence DNA includes these proteins:
- the LOC111681630 gene encoding kinesin-like protein unc-104 isoform X3: protein MSSVKVAVRVRPFNSREISRESKCIIEMFDGTTTAITNPKVPPNSSEAIKRFNFDYSYWSHNPKDPDFSTQAMVYKDIGEEMLQHSFDGYNVCIFAYGQTGAGKSYTMMGKQEEHQEGIIPMICKDLFNRIRSTETGELKYSVEVSYMEIYCERVRDLLNPKNKGNLRVREHPLLGPYVEDLSKLAVTSYEDIHDLIDEGNKARTVAATNMNETSSRSHAVFTIFFTQRRHDTMTDLITEKVSKISLVDLAGSERADSTGAKGTRLKEGANINKSLTTLGKVISALAEISASKSKKSKKADFIPYRDSVLTWLLRENLGGNSKTAMIAAISPADINYDETLSTLRYADRAKQIVCKAVVNEDANAKLIRELKEEIQKLRDLLKAEGIEVQEGPDGKVVCEKRDTNKDEIKAGGGGGGAVVGSVGTGANNMKSPTNGRNRNGSTTEMAVDQLQASEKLIAELNETWEEKLKRTEEIRLQREAVFAEMGVAVKEDGITVGVFSPKKTPHLVNLNEDPNLSECLLYYIKDGITRLGTHEANVPQDIQLSGSHILKEHCTFENRNNAVTLIPHKDALVYLNGRKLVEPEILRTGSRVILGKNHVFRFTNPEQAREIREKITENAENENEKCDTQEVDWNFAQCELLEKQGIDLKAEMQKRLDVLEEQYKREKLQADQEFEEQRKSYEARIDALQKQVEEQSMTMSMYSSYTPEDLQDEEVYSNPPYESCWTAREAGLAAWAFRKWRYHQFTSLRDDLWGNAIFLKEANAISVELKKKVQFQFTLLTDTLYSPLPPELASAVSPLQTEDEFGSPPVSKTLVAVEVTDTKNGATHYWSLEKLRYRLEMMRQIYNVESPPSSMLYDTSALNDVQLQNSSCISLNPSNTFNIVTTSTNTTSFTTHSNATTTTNTTTSNNTAAILSSATANLYESGLSNLQELTRNCHLGQNIVVVPTKQSTINATTKSILSKSNNSSPSRLSLANLMPSRFAFIFSRQRLELMREMYHNEAELSPTSPDYNVESLTGGDPFYDRFPWFRMVGRSFVYLSNLLYPVPLVHKVAIVNERGDVRGYLRIAVQPVLDEESLDFNNGVKQSARLIFNEDDAKPKYRSLNEKDDVQRYIDNGGMDSKLEELGDADSGRGIDSNSASECQETQDEPGEHLQVGKEFTFRVTVLQATGIGAEYADIFCQFNFLHRHEEAFSTEPVKNSAGDRLGFYHVQNITVPVTKSFIDYLKTQPIMFKVFGHYQTHPLHKDAKQEFVSRPPPRRMLPPSIPISQPVRSPKFGPLPCPPSSTVLAKHDVLVWFEICELAPNGEYVPAVVEHSDDLPCRGLFLLHQGIQRRIRITIVHEPTPEVKWKDIRELVVGRIRNTPESSEDDEDSCVLSLGLFPGEVLEVPGDDRSFFRFEAAWDSSLHNSALLNRVSQGGETVYITLSAYLELENCARPAIITKDLSMIIYGRDARTGPRSLKHLFSGQYRNPEANRLSGVYELSLRRASDAGSPGVQRRQRRVLDTSSTYVRGEENLHGWRPRGDSLIFDHQWELEKLTRLEEVGRVRHLLLLRERLGMDTNPNPTTKTEKDVCNLAAKAATSPVHMVIPPSPQTPVKDPQQIMPEREYNEREKELMMKCLKLVQGRYQKSENSDNQTQSDVSPSDEGCADMTVSCISSNSMELCSPDRADAPNGWEAPAPATQPALPLRLYVPELEEIRVSPVVARKGLLNVLEHGGSGWKKRWVIVRRPYVFIYKSEKDPVERAVLNLGTAQVECSEDQAAMVKIPNTFSVVTKHRGYLLQTLGDKEVHDWLYAINPLLAGQIRSRLARRTQESASQTASQIQATTATNTGANNK, encoded by the exons CCATAACAAATCCGAAAGTTCCACCCAATTCCAGTGAAGCAATAAAACGTTTCAATTTCGATTATTCCTATTGGTCACATAAT CCCAAAGATCCTGACTTTTCCACACAGGCTATGGTCTATAAAGATATAGGCGAAGAAATGTTACAGCATTCCTTTGATGGCTATAATGTGTGTATATTTGCTTATGGCCAGACTGGTGCTGGTAAATCTTATACCATGATGGGTAAACAGGAAGAACATCAAGAGGGTATAATACCCATGATCTGTAAAGATCTATTTAATCGTATACGTTCCACAGAGACGGGAGAATTGAAATATTCG GTTGAGGTTTCTTATATGGAAATCTATTGTGAACGAGTACGTGATTTGCTAAATCCCAAAAATAAGGGTAATTTACGTGTACGTGAACATCCTTTATTGGGCCCCTATGTAGAGGATCTCTCCAAATTGGCCGTTACTAGTTATGAAGATATACACGATCTCATAGATGAGGGTAATAAGGCTCGTACAGTGGCCGCCACTAACATGAACGAGACCAGTTCTCGTTCTCATGCTGTCTTCACTATATTCTTTACCCAAAGACGTCATGACACCATGACCGATTTGATTACCGAAAAAGTGTCGAAAATCAGTTTAGTCGATTTGGCCGGTTCCGAAAGAGCCGATTCGACTGGAGCCAAGGGTACACGTCTTAAGGAAGGTGCTAACATCAATAAATCTCTAACAACATTGGGCAAAGTTATTTCCGCTCTAGCCGAAATT TCT GCTTCCAAaagtaaaaaatcgaaaaaagccGATTTTATACCTTATCGTGACTCGGTTTTAACCTGGTTGCTGCGCGAAAACTTAGGTGGTAATTCTAAAACTGCTATGATAGCTGCTATATCACCTGCTGATATTAATTATGATGAGACTTTAAGTACTTTGAG ATATGCCGATCGTGCTAAACAAATTGTTTGCAAAGCTGTGGTCAATGAAGATGCCAATGCTAAACTTATACGCGAACTTAAggaagaaatacaaaaattacgcGATCTTTTGAAGGCCGAGGGCATTGAAGTCCAAGAAg GGCCTGATGGCAAAGTGGTTTGTGAAAAACGAGATACAAATA AAGATGAAATTAAAGCTGGTGGCGGTGGAGGAGGTGCTGTGGTGGGCAGTGTAGGAACGGGTGCAAATAATATGAAATCGCCCACTAATGGTCGCAATCGTAATGGTTCTACCACTGAAATGGCCGTAGATCAATTGCAGGCTAGCGAGAAATTGATAGCGG AATTAAACGAAACGTGGGAGGAAAAACTTAAACGTACCGAAGAAATACGCTTACAGCGAGAGGCGGTCTTTGCCGAAATGGGCGTGGCTGTTAAAGAAGATGGCATAACTGTGGGTGTTTTCTCTCCAAAGAAAACTCCTCATTTAGTTAATTTGAATGAAGATCCTAATCTATCCGAATGTCTACTCTACTATATTAAAGATGGCATTACACGTTTGGGTACCCATGAGGCTAATGTACCCCAAGATATACAGCTATCCGGATCGCATATTTTAAAAGAGCATTGCACTTTTGAGAATCGTAATAATGCAGTAACTCTTATACCCCATAAAGATGCTTTGGTTTATTTGAATGGACGCAAATTGGTGGAACCGGAAATATTGCGTACTGGTTCTCGTGTTATTTTGGGCAAGAATCATGTATTCCGTTTCACTAATCCCGAGCAGGCACGTGAGATACGTGAGAAAATCACCGAGAATGCCGAAAATGAAAATGAGAAATGTGATACGCAGGAAGTGGATTGGAATTTTGCACAGTGTGAGTTATTGGAAAAGCAGGGTATTGATTTGAAGGCTGAAATGCAAAAGCGTTTAGATGTTTTGGAAGAACAGTATAAAAGGGAAAAATTGCAGGCCGATCAAGAGTTTGAGGAACAGCGTAAA TCTTATGAGGCTCGCATTGATGCTTTACAAAAACAAGTAGAAGAACAGTCTATGACCATGTCCATGTATAGCAGCTACACTCCCGAGGATTTGCAAGATGAGGAAGTTTATT cCAATCCTCCCTATGAATCTTGTTGGACTGCCCGTGAGGCTGGCTTGGCTGCTTGGGCTTTTCGCAAATGGCGTTATCATCAATTCACCTCTTTGCGTGATGATCTCTGGGGAAATGCCATCTTTCTCAAAGAGGCTAATGCCATTTCTGTGGAATTGAAAAAGAAAGTTCAATTTCAATTTACTCTACTAACCGATACACTATACTCTCCTTTGCCGCCTGAGTTAGCCTCAGCCGTTTCTCCTTTACAAACTGAGGATGAGTTTGGTTCACCACCGGTGTCCAAGACTTTGGTGGCAGTTGAGGTAACTGATACCAAAAATGGTGCCACTCATTATTGGTCTTTGGAGAAATTGCg TTATCGTTTGGAAATGATGCGACAAATTTATAATGTGGAATCACCACCATCATCAATGCTCTATGATACGTCAGCTCTAAATGATGTACAATTACAAAATTCTTCTTGTATTTCTCTGAATCCTTCCAACACTTTCAACATCGTCACAACTTCAACTAATACAACTTCGTTTACAACACATTCTAatgctactactactactaataCTACTACTAGTAATAATACAGCTGCTATCTTATCCTCAGCTACTGCTAATTTATATGAAAGTGGTCTTTCTAATTTACAAGAATTAACTAGAAATTGTCATTTGGGACAGAATATTGTTGTTGTGCCAACGAAACAATCAACCATTAATGCGACAACAAAATCCATATTATCGAAATCAAACAACAGTTCACCATCCCGTTTGTCATTGGCAAATCTTATGCCTTCTAGGTTTGCTTTCATTTTTTCGag ACAACGTCTTGAATTGATGCGTGAAATGTATCATAATGAAGCTGAACTTAGTCCCACTTCACCCGATTACAATGTCGAGTCTCTAACTGGTGGTGATCCCTTCTATGATCGTTTCCCCTGGTTCCGTATGGTGGGTAGATCATTTGTTTATCTCAGTAATCTATTGTATCCCGTACCATTGGTCCATAAAGTGGCCATTGTTAATGAGAGAGGAGATGTACGCGGTTATTTGCGTATAGCTGTACAACCGGTTTTG GATGAGGAGTCTTTGGACTTTAATAATGGTGTTAAACAGTCGGCTCGTTTGATTTTCAACGAAGATGATGCTAAACCCAAATATCGGTCTTTAAACGAGAAAGATGATGTTCAACGTTATATCGATAATGGTGGTATGGATTCGAAATTAGAAg AACTTGGAGATGCAGATTCTGGACGTGGTATTGATTCTAATTCAGCCTCTGAGTGCCAGGAAACACAAGATGAACCCGGTGAACATTTGCAAGTGGGTAAAGAGTTTACATTCCGTGTTACGGTCCTACAGGCCACTGGTATTGGAGCCGAATATGCCGATATATTCTGTCAGTTTAA ctttttacATCGTCATGAGGAGGCTTTCTCTACGGAACCGGTTAAGAATTCTGCTGGCGATCGTTTGGGTTTCTATCATGTACAAAAT ATAACTGTACCCGTTACGAAATCTTTCATTGATTATTTGAAAACTCAACCGATTATGTTTAAAGTGTTCGGTCATTATCAAACACATCCTTTGCATAAGGATGCTAAACAAGAGTTTGTTTCTAGACCACCACCAAGACGCATGTTACCACCAAGTATACCGATATCGCAACCAGTACGTAGTCCCAAATTTGGTCCACTACCTTGTCCTCCATCCTCTACGGTATTGGCGAAACATGATGTTTTGGTATGGTTTGAAATATGTGAACTAGCACCCAATGGTGAATATGTGCCAGCG gttGTTGAACATAGCGATGATCTTCCTTGCCGTGGTCTATTCCTTTTGCATCAAGGCATTCAAAGACGTATACGCATAACCATTGTTCATGAGCCTACACCTGAGGTTAAGTGGAAAGATATTCGTGAATTGGTGGTGGGACGTATACGTAATACTCCCGAGTCATCGGAAGATGATGAAGACTCTTGTGTTTTGTCTTTGGGTCTATTTCCCGGTGAGGTTTTAGAAGTACCCGGTGATGATCGTTCATTCTTTAGATTTGAGGCTGCCTGGGATTCTAGTCTTCATAATTCGGCTCTTTTGAATCGTGTTTCTCAGGGTGGTGAAACTGTTTACATTACTTTGAGCGCCTATTTGGAG TTGGAGAACTGTGCTCGTCCTGCTATCATAACCAAAGATTTAAGCATGATTATTTATGGTCGCGATGCTCGTACTGGTCCACGCTCTTTGAAACATCTCTTCTCTGGTCAATATCGTAATCCAGAGGCAAATCGTTTGTCTGGAGTTTATGAATTATCTTTGAGAAGAGCATCAGATGCAGGTAGTCCAg GTGTCCAACGTCGTCAGCGACGTGTACTCGATACCAGCTCAACTTATGTACGCGGTGAGGAAAATCTTCATGGCTGGCGTCCACGTGGCGATTCTCTAATCTTTGATCATCAATGGGAATTAGAGAAATTGACACGTCTCGAAGAAGTGGGACGTGTACGTCATTTATTGTTATTACGCGAACGTTTGGGTATGGATACAAATCCAAATCCTACAACAAAAACCGAAAAAGATGTTTGTAATTTGGCAGCCAAAGCGGCTACATCACCAGTACACATGGTTATACCACCATCACCACAGACACCCGTTAAGGATCCACAACAAATAATGCCCGAACGTGAATATAATGAACGTGAAAAGGAACTAATGATGAAATGTTTGAAATTGGTGCAGG GACGTTatcaaaaatctgaaaattccGATAACCAAACTCAATCGGATGTTTCACCCAGTGATGAGGGCTGTGCTGATATGACAGTCAGTTGCATATCCAGCAATTCCATGGA gcTATGCTCTCCTGATCGTGCTGACGCTCCCAATGGCTGGGAAGCTCCTGCTCCCGCCACACAACCAGCTCTCCCTCTTCGTTTGTATGTACCCGAATTGGAAGAAATTCGTGTTAGTCCTGTGGTGGCACGCAAGGGTCTTTTGAACGTTTTGGAACATGGCGGCTCGGGCTGGAAGAAACGTTGGGTG ATTGTACGTCGTCCTTATGTTTTCATTTACAAATCCGAAAAGGATCCTGTAGAACGAGCTGTCTTAAATTTGGGTACAGCTCAAGTTGAATGCAGTGAAGATCAAGCAGCTATGGTTAAAATACCAAATACATTTag CGTGGTCACCAAACATCGTGGTTATCTGTTACAAACCTTAGGCGACAAGGAAGTACACGATTGGTTATATGCCATTAATCCATTATTAGCTGGACAAATAAG ATCTCGTTTAGCTAGACGCACACAAGAGTCGGCTTCACAAACAGCCTCTCAAATACAAGCAACAACCGCTACAAATACAGGTGCGAATAATAAATGA
- the LOC111681630 gene encoding kinesin-like protein unc-104 isoform X5 codes for MSSVKVAVRVRPFNSREISRESKCIIEMFDGTTTAITNPKVPPNSSEAIKRFNFDYSYWSHNPKDPDFSTQAMVYKDIGEEMLQHSFDGYNVCIFAYGQTGAGKSYTMMGKQEEHQEGIIPMICKDLFNRIRSTETGELKYSVEVSYMEIYCERVRDLLNPKNKGNLRVREHPLLGPYVEDLSKLAVTSYEDIHDLIDEGNKARTVAATNMNETSSRSHAVFTIFFTQRRHDTMTDLITEKVSKISLVDLAGSERADSTGAKGTRLKEGANINKSLTTLGKVISALAEISASKSKKSKKADFIPYRDSVLTWLLRENLGGNSKTAMIAAISPADINYDETLSTLRYADRAKQIVCKAVVNEDANAKLIRELKEEIQKLRDLLKAEGIEVQEGPDGKVVCEKRDTNKDEIKAGGGGGGAVVGSVGTGANNMKSPTNGRNRNGSTTEMAVDQLQASEKLIAELNETWEEKLKRTEEIRLQREAVFAEMGVAVKEDGITVGVFSPKKTPHLVNLNEDPNLSECLLYYIKDGITRLGTHEANVPQDIQLSGSHILKEHCTFENRNNAVTLIPHKDALVYLNGRKLVEPEILRTGSRVILGKNHVFRFTNPEQAREIREKITENAENENEKCDTQEVDWNFAQCELLEKQGIDLKAEMQKRLDVLEEQYKREKLQADQEFEEQRKSYEARIDALQKQVEEQSMTMSMYSSYTPEDLQDEEVYSNPPYESCWTAREAGLAAWAFRKWRYHQFTSLRDDLWGNAIFLKEANAISVELKKKVQFQFTLLTDTLYSPLPPELASAVSPLQTEDEFGSPPVSKTLVAVEVTDTKNGATHYWSLEKLRYRLEMMRQIYNVESPPSSMLYDTSALNDVQLQNSSCISLNPSNTFNIVTTSTNTTSFTTHSNATTTTNTTTSNNTAAILSSATANLYESGLSNLQELTRNCHLGQNIVVVPTKQSTINATTKSILSKSNNSSPSRLSLANLMPSRFAFIFSRQRLELMREMYHNEAELSPTSPDYNVESLTGGDPFYDRFPWFRMVGRSFVYLSNLLYPVPLVHKVAIVNERGDVRGYLRIAVQPVLDEESLDFNNGVKQSARLIFNEDDAKPKYRSLNEKDDVQRYIDNGGMDSKLEELGDADSGRGIDSNSASECQETQDEPGEHLQVGKEFTFRVTVLQATGIGAEYADIFCQFNFLHRHEEAFSTEPVKNSAGDRLGFYHVQNITVPVTKSFIDYLKTQPIMFKVFGHYQTHPLHKDAKQEFVSRPPPRRMLPPSIPISQPVRSPKFGPLPCPPSSTVLAKHDVLVWFEICELAPNGEYVPAVVEHSDDLPCRGLFLLHQGIQRRIRITIVHEPTPEVKWKDIRELVVGRIRNTPESSEDDEDSCVLSLGLFPGEVLEVPGDDRSFFRFEAAWDSSLHNSALLNRVSQGGETVYITLSAYLELENCARPAIITKDLSMIIYGRDARTGPRSLKHLFSGQYRNPEANRLSGVYELSLRRASDAGVQRRQRRVLDTSSTYVRGEENLHGWRPRGDSLIFDHQWELEKLTRLEEVGRVRHLLLLRERLGMDTNPNPTTKTEKDVCNLAAKAATSPVHMVIPPSPQTPVKDPQQIMPEREYNEREKELMMKCLKLVQGRYQKSENSDNQTQSDVSPSDEGCADMTVSCISSNSMELCSPDRADAPNGWEAPAPATQPALPLRLYVPELEEIRVSPVVARKGLLNVLEHGGSGWKKRWVIVRRPYVFIYKSEKDPVERAVLNLGTAQVECSEDQAAMVKIPNTFSVVTKHRGYLLQTLGDKEVHDWLYAINPLLAGQIRSRLARRTQESASQTASQIQATTATNTGANNK; via the exons CCATAACAAATCCGAAAGTTCCACCCAATTCCAGTGAAGCAATAAAACGTTTCAATTTCGATTATTCCTATTGGTCACATAAT CCCAAAGATCCTGACTTTTCCACACAGGCTATGGTCTATAAAGATATAGGCGAAGAAATGTTACAGCATTCCTTTGATGGCTATAATGTGTGTATATTTGCTTATGGCCAGACTGGTGCTGGTAAATCTTATACCATGATGGGTAAACAGGAAGAACATCAAGAGGGTATAATACCCATGATCTGTAAAGATCTATTTAATCGTATACGTTCCACAGAGACGGGAGAATTGAAATATTCG GTTGAGGTTTCTTATATGGAAATCTATTGTGAACGAGTACGTGATTTGCTAAATCCCAAAAATAAGGGTAATTTACGTGTACGTGAACATCCTTTATTGGGCCCCTATGTAGAGGATCTCTCCAAATTGGCCGTTACTAGTTATGAAGATATACACGATCTCATAGATGAGGGTAATAAGGCTCGTACAGTGGCCGCCACTAACATGAACGAGACCAGTTCTCGTTCTCATGCTGTCTTCACTATATTCTTTACCCAAAGACGTCATGACACCATGACCGATTTGATTACCGAAAAAGTGTCGAAAATCAGTTTAGTCGATTTGGCCGGTTCCGAAAGAGCCGATTCGACTGGAGCCAAGGGTACACGTCTTAAGGAAGGTGCTAACATCAATAAATCTCTAACAACATTGGGCAAAGTTATTTCCGCTCTAGCCGAAATT TCT GCTTCCAAaagtaaaaaatcgaaaaaagccGATTTTATACCTTATCGTGACTCGGTTTTAACCTGGTTGCTGCGCGAAAACTTAGGTGGTAATTCTAAAACTGCTATGATAGCTGCTATATCACCTGCTGATATTAATTATGATGAGACTTTAAGTACTTTGAG ATATGCCGATCGTGCTAAACAAATTGTTTGCAAAGCTGTGGTCAATGAAGATGCCAATGCTAAACTTATACGCGAACTTAAggaagaaatacaaaaattacgcGATCTTTTGAAGGCCGAGGGCATTGAAGTCCAAGAAg GGCCTGATGGCAAAGTGGTTTGTGAAAAACGAGATACAAATA AAGATGAAATTAAAGCTGGTGGCGGTGGAGGAGGTGCTGTGGTGGGCAGTGTAGGAACGGGTGCAAATAATATGAAATCGCCCACTAATGGTCGCAATCGTAATGGTTCTACCACTGAAATGGCCGTAGATCAATTGCAGGCTAGCGAGAAATTGATAGCGG AATTAAACGAAACGTGGGAGGAAAAACTTAAACGTACCGAAGAAATACGCTTACAGCGAGAGGCGGTCTTTGCCGAAATGGGCGTGGCTGTTAAAGAAGATGGCATAACTGTGGGTGTTTTCTCTCCAAAGAAAACTCCTCATTTAGTTAATTTGAATGAAGATCCTAATCTATCCGAATGTCTACTCTACTATATTAAAGATGGCATTACACGTTTGGGTACCCATGAGGCTAATGTACCCCAAGATATACAGCTATCCGGATCGCATATTTTAAAAGAGCATTGCACTTTTGAGAATCGTAATAATGCAGTAACTCTTATACCCCATAAAGATGCTTTGGTTTATTTGAATGGACGCAAATTGGTGGAACCGGAAATATTGCGTACTGGTTCTCGTGTTATTTTGGGCAAGAATCATGTATTCCGTTTCACTAATCCCGAGCAGGCACGTGAGATACGTGAGAAAATCACCGAGAATGCCGAAAATGAAAATGAGAAATGTGATACGCAGGAAGTGGATTGGAATTTTGCACAGTGTGAGTTATTGGAAAAGCAGGGTATTGATTTGAAGGCTGAAATGCAAAAGCGTTTAGATGTTTTGGAAGAACAGTATAAAAGGGAAAAATTGCAGGCCGATCAAGAGTTTGAGGAACAGCGTAAA TCTTATGAGGCTCGCATTGATGCTTTACAAAAACAAGTAGAAGAACAGTCTATGACCATGTCCATGTATAGCAGCTACACTCCCGAGGATTTGCAAGATGAGGAAGTTTATT cCAATCCTCCCTATGAATCTTGTTGGACTGCCCGTGAGGCTGGCTTGGCTGCTTGGGCTTTTCGCAAATGGCGTTATCATCAATTCACCTCTTTGCGTGATGATCTCTGGGGAAATGCCATCTTTCTCAAAGAGGCTAATGCCATTTCTGTGGAATTGAAAAAGAAAGTTCAATTTCAATTTACTCTACTAACCGATACACTATACTCTCCTTTGCCGCCTGAGTTAGCCTCAGCCGTTTCTCCTTTACAAACTGAGGATGAGTTTGGTTCACCACCGGTGTCCAAGACTTTGGTGGCAGTTGAGGTAACTGATACCAAAAATGGTGCCACTCATTATTGGTCTTTGGAGAAATTGCg TTATCGTTTGGAAATGATGCGACAAATTTATAATGTGGAATCACCACCATCATCAATGCTCTATGATACGTCAGCTCTAAATGATGTACAATTACAAAATTCTTCTTGTATTTCTCTGAATCCTTCCAACACTTTCAACATCGTCACAACTTCAACTAATACAACTTCGTTTACAACACATTCTAatgctactactactactaataCTACTACTAGTAATAATACAGCTGCTATCTTATCCTCAGCTACTGCTAATTTATATGAAAGTGGTCTTTCTAATTTACAAGAATTAACTAGAAATTGTCATTTGGGACAGAATATTGTTGTTGTGCCAACGAAACAATCAACCATTAATGCGACAACAAAATCCATATTATCGAAATCAAACAACAGTTCACCATCCCGTTTGTCATTGGCAAATCTTATGCCTTCTAGGTTTGCTTTCATTTTTTCGag ACAACGTCTTGAATTGATGCGTGAAATGTATCATAATGAAGCTGAACTTAGTCCCACTTCACCCGATTACAATGTCGAGTCTCTAACTGGTGGTGATCCCTTCTATGATCGTTTCCCCTGGTTCCGTATGGTGGGTAGATCATTTGTTTATCTCAGTAATCTATTGTATCCCGTACCATTGGTCCATAAAGTGGCCATTGTTAATGAGAGAGGAGATGTACGCGGTTATTTGCGTATAGCTGTACAACCGGTTTTG GATGAGGAGTCTTTGGACTTTAATAATGGTGTTAAACAGTCGGCTCGTTTGATTTTCAACGAAGATGATGCTAAACCCAAATATCGGTCTTTAAACGAGAAAGATGATGTTCAACGTTATATCGATAATGGTGGTATGGATTCGAAATTAGAAg AACTTGGAGATGCAGATTCTGGACGTGGTATTGATTCTAATTCAGCCTCTGAGTGCCAGGAAACACAAGATGAACCCGGTGAACATTTGCAAGTGGGTAAAGAGTTTACATTCCGTGTTACGGTCCTACAGGCCACTGGTATTGGAGCCGAATATGCCGATATATTCTGTCAGTTTAA ctttttacATCGTCATGAGGAGGCTTTCTCTACGGAACCGGTTAAGAATTCTGCTGGCGATCGTTTGGGTTTCTATCATGTACAAAAT ATAACTGTACCCGTTACGAAATCTTTCATTGATTATTTGAAAACTCAACCGATTATGTTTAAAGTGTTCGGTCATTATCAAACACATCCTTTGCATAAGGATGCTAAACAAGAGTTTGTTTCTAGACCACCACCAAGACGCATGTTACCACCAAGTATACCGATATCGCAACCAGTACGTAGTCCCAAATTTGGTCCACTACCTTGTCCTCCATCCTCTACGGTATTGGCGAAACATGATGTTTTGGTATGGTTTGAAATATGTGAACTAGCACCCAATGGTGAATATGTGCCAGCG gttGTTGAACATAGCGATGATCTTCCTTGCCGTGGTCTATTCCTTTTGCATCAAGGCATTCAAAGACGTATACGCATAACCATTGTTCATGAGCCTACACCTGAGGTTAAGTGGAAAGATATTCGTGAATTGGTGGTGGGACGTATACGTAATACTCCCGAGTCATCGGAAGATGATGAAGACTCTTGTGTTTTGTCTTTGGGTCTATTTCCCGGTGAGGTTTTAGAAGTACCCGGTGATGATCGTTCATTCTTTAGATTTGAGGCTGCCTGGGATTCTAGTCTTCATAATTCGGCTCTTTTGAATCGTGTTTCTCAGGGTGGTGAAACTGTTTACATTACTTTGAGCGCCTATTTGGAG TTGGAGAACTGTGCTCGTCCTGCTATCATAACCAAAGATTTAAGCATGATTATTTATGGTCGCGATGCTCGTACTGGTCCACGCTCTTTGAAACATCTCTTCTCTGGTCAATATCGTAATCCAGAGGCAAATCGTTTGTCTGGAGTTTATGAATTATCTTTGAGAAGAGCATCAGATGCAG GTGTCCAACGTCGTCAGCGACGTGTACTCGATACCAGCTCAACTTATGTACGCGGTGAGGAAAATCTTCATGGCTGGCGTCCACGTGGCGATTCTCTAATCTTTGATCATCAATGGGAATTAGAGAAATTGACACGTCTCGAAGAAGTGGGACGTGTACGTCATTTATTGTTATTACGCGAACGTTTGGGTATGGATACAAATCCAAATCCTACAACAAAAACCGAAAAAGATGTTTGTAATTTGGCAGCCAAAGCGGCTACATCACCAGTACACATGGTTATACCACCATCACCACAGACACCCGTTAAGGATCCACAACAAATAATGCCCGAACGTGAATATAATGAACGTGAAAAGGAACTAATGATGAAATGTTTGAAATTGGTGCAGG GACGTTatcaaaaatctgaaaattccGATAACCAAACTCAATCGGATGTTTCACCCAGTGATGAGGGCTGTGCTGATATGACAGTCAGTTGCATATCCAGCAATTCCATGGA gcTATGCTCTCCTGATCGTGCTGACGCTCCCAATGGCTGGGAAGCTCCTGCTCCCGCCACACAACCAGCTCTCCCTCTTCGTTTGTATGTACCCGAATTGGAAGAAATTCGTGTTAGTCCTGTGGTGGCACGCAAGGGTCTTTTGAACGTTTTGGAACATGGCGGCTCGGGCTGGAAGAAACGTTGGGTG ATTGTACGTCGTCCTTATGTTTTCATTTACAAATCCGAAAAGGATCCTGTAGAACGAGCTGTCTTAAATTTGGGTACAGCTCAAGTTGAATGCAGTGAAGATCAAGCAGCTATGGTTAAAATACCAAATACATTTag CGTGGTCACCAAACATCGTGGTTATCTGTTACAAACCTTAGGCGACAAGGAAGTACACGATTGGTTATATGCCATTAATCCATTATTAGCTGGACAAATAAG ATCTCGTTTAGCTAGACGCACACAAGAGTCGGCTTCACAAACAGCCTCTCAAATACAAGCAACAACCGCTACAAATACAGGTGCGAATAATAAATGA